In Spirochaetaceae bacterium, a single window of DNA contains:
- a CDS encoding quinone oxidoreductase, producing MQAIQVSAPGGPEVLRITDLPVPEPGAHEVRVRIEAAGVNFIDIYQRTGLYPVATPFTPGMEGAGVIDAVGSGVTTVPPGARVAYAMTAGAYAEYAVVPARAVVVLPDTLSTRLAAAVFLQGLTAHYLVTDTAPLEAGSTALVHAAAGGVGRLLVQAARRRGATVLATCSTPEKAAMVRALGAHHVLDYGDVPEQARRLTGGAGVDVVYDSVGQATFAGSLAALRRRGVLVSYGQSSGPVTGFEPAMLSQGGSLYLTRPTLADYIAERSELAARSAELFSWVAAGDLDVLIHREYPLAEAAAAHAALAGRSTTGKLLLIP from the coding sequence ATGCAAGCGATACAAGTCTCTGCGCCCGGAGGACCCGAGGTCCTCCGCATCACCGACCTACCCGTACCCGAACCGGGTGCGCACGAAGTCCGCGTCAGAATCGAAGCGGCGGGTGTCAACTTCATCGACATCTACCAGCGCACCGGTCTCTACCCCGTCGCCACCCCTTTCACTCCCGGTATGGAGGGTGCCGGAGTGATCGATGCCGTCGGCAGCGGCGTCACCACCGTGCCGCCCGGCGCGCGCGTCGCCTACGCCATGACCGCCGGCGCCTACGCCGAGTATGCCGTGGTACCGGCGCGCGCGGTGGTGGTGCTGCCCGACACGCTGTCCACCAGGCTGGCGGCGGCGGTGTTCCTGCAGGGCCTTACCGCCCACTACCTGGTCACCGACACCGCGCCGCTGGAGGCCGGCTCCACGGCGCTGGTGCACGCGGCCGCCGGCGGCGTCGGCCGCCTCCTGGTGCAGGCCGCGCGGCGCCGCGGCGCCACCGTGCTGGCAACCTGCTCCACGCCGGAGAAGGCCGCCATGGTGCGCGCGCTCGGCGCCCACCACGTGCTCGATTACGGCGACGTACCCGAGCAGGCGCGCCGCCTCACCGGCGGCGCCGGCGTCGACGTGGTGTACGACTCGGTGGGGCAGGCCACCTTCGCCGGCTCGCTGGCGGCGCTGCGCCGGCGCGGCGTGCTGGTGAGCTACGGCCAGTCGAGCGGACCGGTGACCGGCTTCGAGCCGGCGATGCTGTCGCAGGGCGGCTCGCTGTATCTCACCCGCCCGACCCTGGCCGACTACATCGCCGAGCGAAGCGAACTGGCGGCGCGCAGCGCCGAGCTGTTCTCCTGGGTTGCCGCCGGCGACTTGGACGTGCTGATCCACCGCGAGTATCCGCTCGCCGAGGCGGCCGCCGCGCACGCCGCGCTGGCCGGCCGCTCCACCACCGGCAAGCTGCTGCTGATCCCCTGA